The Globicephala melas chromosome 20, mGloMel1.2, whole genome shotgun sequence genome contains a region encoding:
- the PRCD gene encoding photoreceptor disk component PRCD, whose translation MCTTLFLLSTLAMLWRRRFANRVQPEPSGVDGAVMGSSLETDLQSSGREKEPLK comes from the exons ATGTGCACTACCCTCTTCCTGCTCAGCACCTTGGCCATGCTCTGGCGCCGCCGATTCGCCAACAGGGTCCAACC AGAGCCCAGTGGAGTAGATGGGGCAGTTATGGGCAGCAGCTTGGAAACAGACCTCCAGTCCTCAGGCAG AGAGAAAGAACCGCTGAAGTAA